A region from the Sandaracinus amylolyticus genome encodes:
- a CDS encoding tetratricopeptide repeat protein codes for MKQTVTIACALAVTALLHACGGPSGPGSRTALDVRVDDETYADARRLYLVLADDDERREETRLRLLEYLATRTDGLVTEGEYDPMVSHFAEMTSLLAPRDLAEGQRVSELIAPVARWIVEHGSRRGDEPRVLAALLILARIEPADASHAQEYARVAEWGREARWGREPRPSPDFFDLAPELIAVWEEHARLSPSPDVLARLADLYVQMRDVVLGQSLQEGFEPGERITMPELRMAQMLAERIPLDVAAVYLRVGDLEGAARRVGELGDRGGIEWRLRRLIEEAGQANEDGAEALGELAGGFERARPDVSLALCRVGHRLHPQDARFPLCLARLHVELGQPSDATAWYADAIRLAPTEREVYDEALGRLAQMIEGGLFSADESDIGRIRAIGRHAEEILAQRETRWPTEEATVSRAALHYHLGRAELQAGQVNEAARHFERSLEAQRTREALLELATLRARTGDPAGAVALYQEALDRLAQQGPEAMLQRAMLLEHLGDALRASGRADEAQRAYAQALELMTPLAGQGDEERQALTRVRLGVLQRRVGQGERASDEFRAALETAPSWREPYTEILAHLVVTEPAPELAEEVFRRATTGLALEHEWRVYYALWVQAVAGRASQPLSDDVVRTLSGESEEPGWHGRLAAFAAGTIEYDQLLQAAQNPGQRCEAHFYAGTRKLAQGDTAGAREQFRAAMETGMVGYFEYAMAQELLASLGTSERAMEGESRAR; via the coding sequence ATGAAGCAGACAGTCACGATCGCATGCGCGCTCGCGGTGACCGCGCTCCTCCACGCGTGTGGTGGCCCCTCGGGGCCCGGCTCGCGGACCGCGCTCGACGTACGCGTGGATGACGAGACCTACGCGGACGCGCGTCGGCTCTATCTCGTGCTCGCGGACGACGACGAGCGGCGCGAGGAGACGCGGCTCCGGCTGCTCGAGTACCTCGCGACGCGCACCGACGGGCTGGTGACCGAGGGCGAGTACGACCCGATGGTCTCGCACTTCGCGGAGATGACGTCGCTGCTCGCGCCGCGCGATCTCGCGGAGGGCCAGCGGGTCTCGGAGCTGATCGCGCCGGTCGCGCGCTGGATCGTGGAGCACGGATCGCGTCGCGGTGACGAGCCGCGCGTGCTCGCGGCGCTGCTGATCCTCGCGCGCATCGAGCCCGCGGACGCGTCGCACGCGCAGGAGTACGCGCGCGTGGCGGAGTGGGGGCGCGAGGCGCGCTGGGGGCGCGAGCCGCGTCCGAGCCCGGACTTCTTCGATCTCGCGCCCGAGCTCATCGCGGTGTGGGAGGAGCACGCGCGCCTCTCGCCTTCGCCCGACGTGCTCGCGCGGCTCGCCGATCTCTACGTGCAGATGCGCGACGTGGTGCTCGGTCAGTCGCTGCAGGAGGGCTTCGAGCCGGGCGAGCGCATCACGATGCCCGAGCTGCGCATGGCGCAGATGCTCGCGGAGCGGATCCCGCTCGACGTCGCGGCGGTGTACCTGCGCGTCGGCGATCTCGAGGGCGCGGCGCGCCGCGTCGGTGAGCTCGGTGATCGCGGCGGGATCGAGTGGCGGCTGCGGCGGCTGATCGAAGAGGCGGGCCAGGCGAACGAGGACGGAGCGGAGGCGCTCGGCGAGCTCGCGGGCGGGTTCGAGCGCGCGCGGCCGGACGTGTCGCTGGCGCTGTGCCGCGTGGGGCATCGACTGCACCCGCAGGACGCGCGGTTCCCGCTCTGCCTCGCGCGGCTGCACGTGGAGCTCGGTCAGCCCTCGGACGCGACGGCGTGGTACGCGGACGCGATCCGTCTCGCGCCGACGGAGCGCGAGGTCTACGACGAGGCGCTCGGCCGTCTCGCGCAGATGATCGAGGGCGGGCTCTTCTCGGCGGACGAGAGCGACATCGGCCGCATCCGCGCGATCGGGCGGCACGCCGAGGAGATCCTCGCGCAGCGCGAGACGCGGTGGCCGACCGAGGAGGCGACGGTGTCGCGCGCGGCGCTGCACTACCACCTCGGTCGCGCGGAGCTGCAGGCCGGTCAGGTGAACGAGGCGGCGCGGCACTTCGAGCGGAGCCTCGAGGCGCAGCGCACGCGCGAGGCGCTGCTCGAGCTCGCGACGCTGCGCGCGCGCACCGGCGATCCCGCGGGCGCGGTGGCGCTCTATCAGGAAGCGCTCGATCGTCTCGCGCAGCAGGGCCCGGAGGCGATGCTGCAGCGCGCGATGTTGCTCGAGCACCTCGGCGACGCGCTGCGCGCGAGCGGGCGCGCGGACGAGGCGCAGCGCGCGTACGCGCAGGCGCTCGAGCTGATGACGCCGCTCGCGGGGCAGGGCGACGAGGAGCGTCAGGCGCTCACGCGCGTGCGGCTCGGCGTGCTGCAGCGGCGCGTGGGGCAGGGCGAGCGCGCGAGCGACGAGTTCCGCGCGGCGCTCGAGACGGCGCCGAGCTGGCGCGAGCCGTACACCGAGATCCTCGCGCACCTCGTCGTGACCGAGCCGGCGCCGGAGCTCGCGGAGGAAGTCTTCCGTCGCGCGACGACTGGGCTCGCGCTCGAGCACGAGTGGCGCGTGTACTACGCGCTCTGGGTGCAGGCGGTCGCGGGGCGCGCGTCGCAGCCGCTCTCGGACGACGTGGTGCGCACGCTGAGCGGCGAGTCGGAGGAGCCGGGGTGGCACGGTCGGCTCGCGGCGTTCGCGGCGGGCACGATCGAGTACGACCAGCTGCTGCAGGCGGCGCAGAACCCCGGGCAGCGCTGCGAGGCGCACTTCTACGCGGGCACGCGCAAGCTCGCGCAGGGCGACACCGCGGGGGCGCGCGAGCAGTTCCGGGCGGCGATGGAGACCGGGATGGTCGGCTACTTCGAGTACGCGATGGCGCAGGAGCTCCTCGCGAGCCTCGGGACGAGCGAGCGCGCGATGGAGGGCGAGAGCCGCGCCCGGTAA
- a CDS encoding tetratricopeptide repeat protein translates to MTWVATMVLALIITLCALPAGAQQGDAAARARALELFRESAELYRQGRFADAAARLREARELHSEPLLSYNLARALEGSGDLEGAVEAYRDYLEEAPSADDAPAVRARLESLERHVAEVRALEEERERLRREGRQTPDPTPPATTRARGPDVVPWAIAGSGGAVLIAGAVVGGLALARNNDAMRAPTHAAAVEASADADSLAIAANVLLITGGLAALVGTVWGSIDLVSNAGDEEERATVSLRVGPGSLSIDGVF, encoded by the coding sequence GTGACCTGGGTCGCGACGATGGTGCTGGCGCTGATCATCACACTCTGTGCGCTTCCAGCGGGCGCACAGCAGGGCGATGCGGCGGCGCGGGCGCGCGCGCTCGAGCTCTTCCGCGAGAGCGCGGAGCTGTATCGACAGGGGCGCTTCGCGGACGCGGCGGCGCGCCTCCGCGAAGCGCGCGAGCTCCACTCCGAGCCGCTGCTCTCCTACAACCTGGCGCGCGCGCTCGAGGGCTCGGGCGATCTCGAGGGCGCGGTCGAGGCGTATCGCGACTACCTCGAGGAAGCGCCGAGCGCCGACGACGCGCCCGCGGTGCGCGCTCGGCTCGAGTCGCTCGAGCGGCACGTCGCGGAGGTGCGCGCGCTCGAAGAAGAGCGCGAGCGACTGCGCCGCGAGGGCCGCCAGACGCCCGATCCGACGCCGCCCGCGACGACGCGCGCGCGCGGGCCCGACGTCGTGCCGTGGGCGATCGCGGGCAGCGGCGGGGCGGTGCTGATCGCGGGCGCGGTCGTCGGCGGGCTCGCGCTCGCCCGCAACAACGACGCGATGCGCGCGCCCACGCACGCCGCCGCGGTCGAAGCGAGCGCGGACGCCGACTCGCTCGCGATCGCGGCGAACGTCCTGCTCATCACCGGCGGGCTGGCCGCGCTGGTCGGGACGGTCTGGGGCTCGATCGATCTCGTCTCGAACGCGGGCGACGAAGAAGAGCGCGCGACGGTGAGCCTGCGCGTCGGGCCGGGATCGTTGTCGATCGACGGCGTCTTCTGA
- a CDS encoding CPBP family intramembrane glutamic endopeptidase, with the protein MRAPRGQLSIAQTVALLLLGIGLLYGGVVVGAAIRAAVHGVSLDEGVAQVTSEPFGPGLAQLIALGTVILIGVRVAYGDRSLREALRIVPVRAPVALLAMIAGLSLHFPLVELMTVLSDMVPGLALDEEAVRRVEEMTRIDGPLRAITVPFTVIVVAAGTEELLFRGLLLPALTPRLGRIGALVLTSVLFGVFHVEPFAATYAMIAGLVLGAIALRTGSVLPCIAFHGAFNALPILLPEEVLAVPGFNVAESEAHLPPALLVATTLAGVIALVLLWRITSADEPTPPPG; encoded by the coding sequence ATGCGGGCACCGCGCGGGCAGCTCTCGATCGCGCAGACCGTCGCGCTCCTGTTGCTCGGCATCGGGCTCCTCTACGGAGGCGTCGTGGTCGGGGCAGCGATCCGCGCCGCGGTGCACGGCGTCTCGCTCGACGAGGGCGTCGCGCAGGTCACGAGCGAGCCCTTCGGTCCCGGGCTCGCGCAGCTGATCGCGCTCGGCACCGTGATCCTGATCGGCGTGCGCGTCGCGTACGGCGATCGATCGCTGCGCGAGGCGCTGCGCATCGTGCCGGTGCGCGCGCCCGTCGCGCTGCTCGCGATGATCGCGGGTCTCTCGCTGCACTTCCCTCTCGTGGAGCTGATGACGGTCCTCTCGGACATGGTCCCGGGGCTGGCGCTCGACGAGGAGGCGGTGCGGCGCGTCGAGGAGATGACGCGGATCGACGGCCCGCTGCGCGCGATCACCGTGCCGTTCACCGTGATCGTGGTCGCCGCGGGCACCGAGGAGCTGCTCTTCCGCGGGCTGCTGCTGCCCGCGCTCACGCCGCGGCTCGGGCGCATCGGCGCGCTCGTGCTCACGTCGGTGCTGTTCGGCGTGTTCCACGTCGAGCCGTTCGCCGCGACGTACGCGATGATCGCGGGCCTCGTGCTCGGCGCGATCGCGCTGCGCACCGGATCGGTGCTCCCCTGCATCGCGTTCCACGGTGCGTTCAACGCGCTCCCGATCCTCCTGCCCGAGGAGGTGCTCGCGGTGCCCGGCTTCAACGTCGCGGAGAGCGAGGCGCACCTGCCGCCGGCGCTCCTCGTCGCGACGACCCTCGCTGGCGTGATCGCGCTCGTGCTGCTCTGGCGCATCACGAGCGCAGACGAGCCCACACCGCCCCCGGGCTGA
- a CDS encoding VOC family protein: MTTETRPFRVLGIQQIAIGGPDKGALRSLWVDLLGLTPVKTFTSERENVDEDVCMAGTGLFAVEVDLMQPLDIEKKPKVHEPPLNHVGLWVDDLRAAVTWLEGQGLRFAPGGIRKGASGHDVCFVHPRGDAAHPRSGEGVLIELVQAPPEVVRAFDAMAAAR; encoded by the coding sequence ATGACGACCGAGACGCGCCCCTTCCGCGTGCTGGGCATCCAACAGATCGCGATCGGCGGTCCCGACAAGGGCGCGCTGCGCTCGCTCTGGGTCGACCTGCTCGGGCTCACCCCGGTGAAGACGTTCACCAGCGAGCGCGAGAACGTCGACGAGGACGTGTGCATGGCGGGCACCGGGCTCTTCGCGGTCGAGGTCGACCTGATGCAGCCGCTCGACATCGAGAAGAAGCCGAAGGTGCACGAGCCGCCGCTCAACCACGTCGGGCTCTGGGTGGACGATCTGCGCGCGGCGGTGACGTGGCTCGAGGGGCAGGGGCTGCGCTTCGCGCCCGGCGGGATCCGCAAGGGCGCGTCGGGCCACGACGTGTGCTTCGTGCATCCGCGCGGCGATGCGGCGCATCCGCGCTCGGGTGAGGGCGTGCTGATCGAGCTGGTGCAGGCGCCGCCCGAGGTGGTTCGCGCGTTCGACGCGATGGCGGCGGCGCGCTAG
- a CDS encoding peptidoglycan DD-metalloendopeptidase family protein: protein MTRRIAFVLACVAIASCAPAEDVAVLESNVSAAVRRERATLIRDTARAAGITNGLLVAMLAEEETYLSHCASEFPACPGPGTADCGGRAVISGGGDGPCSVNQGGLGMFQIDDGTEAQTVAAHGDRVLTLQGNTQVAIERIIQKTIASRYLDGITTRQQAIDAINAIRIDDARWDPWIRTLVRYWNGCPESGRCWGNRYPKYDTAARTLYREFGHDFWYGEEPMMPPPAGGGWLASPIEGPRVTSYVSNRRGTGWARYDCTALTRANHRGTDFGVAVGTPVHAAAAGTVIRSTTGCPANGSMSSTCGGGFGNHVIILHDGGFATLYAHFSPGGGQVRNGARVECGDVIGNSGNSGRSSGPHLHFEVRANVRDVSTYFASSATTLDPWGGMCSSQTETLWIGGQPMRSCTASERDDAVVTRATHSGEVRGSAGARITQTFTWRNTGTTTWTSEGYVMRHAGGAFGTPREVMLPAGTMVEPGRTIELRVDVTVPEAEGLHTGRWRMARVGGSHFGREGTLAVRVSGAPRACNSSTLRRTVPDGECVQVSYPGCGASSCAWYRCSDGSWLCTEETDCMGEMHENASCGEMPSNDGGVSMGDAGMCTGGGQPLNSMCETTDDCCEGLECGTSGDGTRECCHPREDRCARHSDCCGSMLCVAGHCACAPVNQLCLNDSECCDGLACIAGACRDVSSCTREAESCGSRSECCYPLQCGAESVGGGNTCCISGGNRCELDDDCCGEMQCVSGRCAYRREGESCANPLDCYGALICRDGTCQF from the coding sequence GTGACGCGCCGCATCGCATTCGTCCTCGCGTGTGTCGCGATCGCGTCGTGCGCTCCAGCCGAAGACGTCGCGGTCCTCGAGTCGAACGTGAGCGCGGCCGTGCGCCGCGAGCGCGCGACGCTGATCCGCGACACCGCTCGCGCCGCGGGCATCACCAACGGCCTGCTCGTCGCGATGCTCGCCGAAGAGGAGACGTACCTCTCGCACTGCGCGAGCGAGTTCCCCGCGTGCCCCGGGCCGGGCACCGCGGACTGCGGTGGTCGCGCCGTGATCTCGGGCGGCGGTGACGGACCGTGCTCGGTCAATCAGGGCGGCCTCGGCATGTTCCAGATCGACGACGGCACCGAGGCGCAGACCGTCGCGGCGCACGGCGATCGCGTGCTCACGCTCCAGGGCAACACCCAGGTCGCGATCGAGCGGATCATCCAGAAGACGATCGCCTCGCGGTACCTCGACGGCATCACCACGCGCCAGCAGGCGATCGACGCGATCAACGCGATCCGCATCGACGACGCGCGCTGGGATCCGTGGATCCGCACCCTCGTGCGCTACTGGAACGGCTGCCCCGAGAGCGGTCGCTGCTGGGGCAATCGCTACCCGAAGTACGACACCGCCGCGCGCACGCTCTACCGCGAGTTCGGCCACGACTTCTGGTACGGCGAGGAGCCGATGATGCCGCCGCCCGCCGGCGGTGGATGGCTCGCGTCGCCGATCGAAGGGCCGCGCGTCACGTCGTACGTCAGCAACCGCCGCGGCACCGGCTGGGCGCGCTACGACTGCACCGCGCTCACCCGCGCGAACCACCGCGGCACCGACTTCGGCGTCGCGGTCGGCACGCCGGTCCACGCGGCCGCGGCGGGCACGGTCATCCGCTCGACCACCGGCTGCCCCGCGAACGGCTCGATGTCGAGCACCTGCGGCGGCGGCTTCGGCAACCACGTGATCATCCTGCACGACGGCGGCTTCGCGACGCTCTACGCGCACTTCAGCCCGGGCGGCGGCCAGGTGCGCAACGGCGCGCGCGTCGAGTGCGGCGACGTGATCGGCAACAGCGGCAACAGCGGTCGCTCGAGCGGCCCGCACCTGCACTTCGAGGTGCGCGCGAACGTGCGCGACGTGTCGACCTACTTCGCGTCGAGCGCGACCACGCTCGACCCCTGGGGCGGCATGTGCTCGAGCCAGACCGAGACGCTCTGGATCGGCGGCCAGCCGATGCGCTCGTGCACCGCGAGCGAGCGCGACGACGCCGTCGTCACGCGCGCGACGCACTCGGGCGAGGTCCGCGGCAGCGCGGGCGCGCGCATCACCCAGACGTTCACGTGGCGCAACACCGGCACCACGACCTGGACGTCCGAGGGCTACGTGATGCGCCACGCCGGCGGTGCGTTCGGCACGCCGCGCGAGGTGATGCTGCCCGCGGGCACGATGGTGGAGCCCGGTCGCACCATCGAGCTCCGCGTCGACGTCACGGTGCCCGAGGCCGAGGGCCTGCACACCGGACGCTGGCGCATGGCGCGGGTGGGCGGCTCGCACTTCGGTCGCGAGGGCACGCTCGCCGTGCGCGTCTCGGGCGCGCCGCGCGCGTGCAACTCGTCGACGCTGCGCCGCACCGTGCCCGACGGCGAGTGCGTGCAGGTCTCGTATCCCGGCTGCGGCGCGTCGTCGTGCGCGTGGTACCGGTGCTCCGACGGCAGCTGGCTCTGCACCGAGGAGACCGACTGCATGGGCGAGATGCACGAGAACGCGTCGTGCGGAGAGATGCCGAGCAACGACGGCGGCGTCTCGATGGGCGATGCCGGCATGTGCACCGGCGGCGGCCAGCCCCTCAACTCGATGTGCGAGACGACGGACGACTGCTGCGAGGGCCTCGAGTGCGGCACGTCGGGCGACGGAACGCGCGAGTGCTGTCATCCGCGCGAGGATCGCTGTGCGCGTCACTCGGACTGCTGTGGATCGATGTTGTGCGTCGCGGGCCACTGCGCGTGCGCGCCGGTCAACCAGCTCTGTCTGAACGACTCGGAGTGCTGCGACGGACTGGCGTGCATCGCGGGCGCGTGCCGTGACGTCTCGAGCTGCACGCGAGAGGCGGAGTCGTGCGGGAGCCGCAGCGAGTGCTGCTATCCGCTGCAGTGCGGCGCGGAGAGCGTCGGGGGCGGCAACACGTGCTGCATCTCGGGCGGCAATCGCTGCGAGCTCGACGACGACTGCTGCGGTGAGATGCAGTGCGTCTCGGGGCGCTGTGCGTATCGCCGTGAAGGAGAGAGCTGCGCGAATCCGCTGGACTGTTATGGGGCGCTGATCTGCCGGGATGGGACCTGTCAGTTCTAG
- a CDS encoding MlaC/ttg2D family ABC transporter substrate-binding protein — protein MDRFSCQMSDSAAAEWTLWGVFVMRIATVSLVLACVLAAPSPAAAQRPTATEVLLSHRAAVVQMLTEAAGRPDDERHSARDAAHDMAELMDFDAVARRALGQHWDARTPEERRRVATLLRARFERNYARWCIRSVDYEIVSSTEAPTADGVDVTLVWRDPRARGQPGRRVVYGFHAVDGRWQLVDTVVEGSSLVGRLALRVAEITERDGWDGLLTWLEGPSAQ, from the coding sequence ATGGATCGCTTCTCGTGCCAGATGAGCGATTCTGCTGCGGCCGAGTGGACTCTCTGGGGGGTATTCGTCATGCGCATCGCGACCGTGTCTCTCGTGCTCGCTTGCGTCCTCGCGGCTCCCTCGCCCGCCGCAGCGCAGCGTCCGACGGCGACCGAGGTCCTGCTGTCCCACCGAGCCGCCGTGGTCCAGATGCTGACGGAGGCCGCTGGACGTCCCGACGACGAGCGCCACAGCGCGCGAGACGCGGCGCACGACATGGCCGAGCTGATGGATTTCGATGCGGTGGCCCGCAGGGCCCTCGGGCAGCACTGGGACGCGCGGACACCCGAGGAGCGGCGCCGCGTCGCGACGCTGTTGCGCGCTCGATTCGAGCGCAACTACGCACGATGGTGCATTCGCAGCGTCGACTACGAGATCGTGTCGAGCACCGAAGCGCCGACTGCAGACGGCGTCGACGTGACGCTGGTCTGGCGAGACCCCCGCGCACGCGGCCAGCCCGGACGTCGAGTCGTGTACGGATTTCACGCGGTCGATGGTCGCTGGCAGCTCGTGGACACGGTCGTCGAGGGCTCGTCTCTCGTGGGACGATTGGCGCTCCGCGTCGCGGAGATCACCGAGCGCGACGGCTGGGACGGACTCCTCACGTGGCTCGAGGGACCGTCGGCGCAGTAG
- a CDS encoding TfoX/Sxy family protein → MAATLEDLKATLEDATRELADVSVRKAFGSFGLFVGDSIFALAWKRELRIGVKLPDEVSFASLMGTEGAAPWAPHKSPMRGWVLVPEAWHDDMTKLRPWVRRAYEQVLRLHADDEVPSMGERAPAKLRATKTKKKDESAIATLHEGATRAHRIEKPGTKTAAAPVRAKTKKKTAKKG, encoded by the coding sequence ATGGCAGCGACGCTCGAGGATCTCAAGGCAACGCTCGAGGATGCGACGCGCGAGCTCGCGGACGTGTCGGTGCGCAAGGCGTTCGGGTCGTTCGGGCTCTTCGTGGGCGACTCGATCTTCGCGCTCGCGTGGAAGCGCGAGCTGCGCATCGGCGTGAAGCTGCCCGACGAGGTGTCGTTCGCGTCGCTGATGGGCACCGAAGGGGCGGCGCCGTGGGCGCCGCACAAGAGCCCGATGCGCGGCTGGGTGCTGGTGCCCGAGGCGTGGCACGACGACATGACGAAGCTGCGCCCGTGGGTGCGCCGCGCCTACGAGCAGGTGCTGCGGCTGCACGCGGACGACGAGGTGCCGTCGATGGGCGAGCGCGCGCCCGCGAAGCTGCGCGCGACGAAGACGAAGAAGAAGGACGAGTCGGCGATCGCGACGCTGCACGAGGGCGCGACGCGCGCGCACCGCATCGAGAAGCCGGGCACGAAGACGGCGGCCGCGCCGGTGCGCGCGAAGACGAAGAAGAAGACGGCGAAGAAGGGCTAG
- a CDS encoding TIGR02996 domain-containing protein, translating to MDELLRAIVDDPDADAPRAAYAARLIEAGDPHGELIRLQLRLARLRLGDDGFGALLATQDRLVAAHPERWLAPRERRVAWLRRGFYWRATIDEVALADAELARHPIVAIDAYDARVPDALLGSPLLLRARAIDFFYEDVDHEALPALFAHAPRLTSFHFSSDDPLAVLPLVPPAVEELGLNVSGDVEAICAHLTARRRLSLRIPRPDEAGLAACARLTQLRELAIVHPPAALPSFAPLESLRLVYCDRLPPLMPVRRLEIVSSADADGVVRALAADPALAAVEELTLGLWISPDSVATLARSPFAGRLRRLELRGFRLEDAELLAPLVPQLTTLAVGALGATLDLERVLGPRLAMLTFIEADEPVARRLADGCFPALGRVSTVESKAGASIIAERWPQVWAQLGDPERGA from the coding sequence ATGGACGAGCTGCTACGCGCGATCGTCGACGATCCCGACGCGGACGCGCCGCGCGCCGCGTACGCCGCTCGCCTGATCGAGGCCGGCGATCCGCACGGCGAGCTCATCCGGCTGCAGCTCCGGCTCGCGCGCCTGCGCCTCGGCGACGACGGCTTCGGCGCGCTCCTCGCCACGCAGGACCGGCTCGTCGCCGCGCACCCCGAGCGCTGGCTCGCGCCGCGCGAACGGCGCGTCGCGTGGCTGCGGCGCGGCTTCTACTGGCGGGCGACGATCGACGAGGTGGCGCTCGCCGATGCCGAGCTCGCGCGCCACCCGATCGTCGCGATCGACGCGTACGACGCGCGCGTCCCCGACGCGCTCCTCGGGAGCCCGCTCCTGCTTCGCGCGCGCGCGATCGACTTCTTCTACGAGGACGTGGACCACGAGGCGCTGCCCGCGCTGTTCGCGCACGCGCCGCGCCTCACGAGCTTTCACTTCTCGAGCGACGACCCGCTCGCCGTCCTGCCGCTCGTGCCGCCGGCCGTCGAGGAGCTCGGCCTCAACGTCTCGGGCGACGTCGAGGCGATCTGCGCGCACCTGACCGCGCGACGGCGGCTGTCGCTGCGCATCCCCCGGCCCGACGAGGCGGGGCTCGCGGCGTGCGCGCGGCTCACCCAGCTCCGCGAGCTCGCGATCGTCCACCCGCCGGCCGCGCTGCCCTCGTTCGCGCCGCTCGAGTCGTTGCGCCTCGTGTACTGCGACCGGCTCCCGCCCCTCATGCCGGTGCGCCGCCTCGAGATCGTGTCGAGCGCCGACGCCGACGGCGTCGTGCGCGCGCTGGCGGCCGATCCGGCGCTCGCCGCCGTCGAGGAGCTGACCCTCGGGCTGTGGATCTCGCCGGACAGCGTGGCGACGCTGGCGCGCTCGCCGTTCGCCGGCCGGCTGCGACGGCTCGAGCTGCGCGGGTTTCGCCTCGAGGACGCCGAGCTCCTGGCGCCGCTGGTGCCGCAGCTGACGACGCTCGCGGTGGGCGCGCTCGGCGCGACGCTCGACCTCGAGCGCGTGCTCGGGCCGCGCCTCGCGATGCTGACGTTCATCGAGGCCGACGAGCCGGTCGCACGCCGCCTCGCGGACGGGTGCTTCCCGGCGCTGGGGCGGGTCTCGACCGTCGAGAGCAAGGCCGGCGCTTCGATCATCGCCGAGCGCTGGCCGCAGGTCTGGGCCCAGCTCGGGGATCCCGAGCGGGGCGCATGA
- the trpS gene encoding tryptophan--tRNA ligase: MDSKRKISLTGIKPTHVPHIGNYFGAIRPALRLTESYDGMYFIADYHALTTVRDPKALQQAVYDVTATWLACGLDPKSTIVYRQSSVPEVFELAWVLSCVVATGQLERGHAYKDAVAKGDVPNAGVFYYPVLMAADILLYGAQVVPIGQDQKQHLELARDMAQRLNHHYGEGTVVVPEALITEAPLVPGFDGHKMSKSRGNGITVFAPAKELRKGVMKFVTGSESLEEPKDPEGATVFQLYKLVATNEEIETLASKLRAGGYGWGHAKQDLYEALERELGPFRERFDALRADEAALDRTLEEGAERARAIARRTVARVRAAVGIDRPA; this comes from the coding sequence ATGGACTCGAAGCGCAAGATCTCGCTCACCGGCATCAAGCCGACGCACGTCCCGCACATCGGCAACTACTTCGGCGCGATCCGCCCCGCGCTGCGTCTGACCGAGTCGTACGACGGCATGTACTTCATCGCCGACTATCACGCGCTCACGACGGTGCGTGATCCGAAGGCGCTGCAGCAGGCGGTGTACGACGTCACCGCGACGTGGCTCGCGTGCGGGCTCGATCCGAAGAGCACGATCGTCTACCGCCAGTCGTCGGTGCCCGAGGTGTTCGAGCTCGCGTGGGTGCTCTCGTGCGTCGTCGCGACGGGCCAGCTCGAGCGCGGCCACGCCTACAAGGACGCGGTCGCGAAGGGCGACGTGCCCAACGCCGGCGTCTTCTATTACCCGGTGCTGATGGCCGCCGACATCCTGCTCTACGGCGCGCAGGTCGTCCCGATCGGACAGGACCAGAAGCAGCACCTCGAGCTCGCTCGCGACATGGCGCAGCGGCTCAACCACCACTACGGCGAGGGCACGGTCGTGGTGCCCGAGGCGCTGATCACCGAGGCGCCGCTCGTGCCCGGCTTCGACGGCCACAAGATGAGCAAGAGCCGCGGCAACGGCATCACGGTGTTCGCGCCGGCGAAGGAGCTGCGCAAGGGCGTGATGAAGTTCGTCACGGGCAGCGAGTCGCTCGAGGAGCCGAAGGATCCCGAGGGCGCGACCGTGTTCCAGCTCTACAAGCTCGTCGCGACGAACGAAGAGATCGAGACGCTCGCGTCGAAGCTGCGCGCGGGCGGCTACGGCTGGGGCCACGCGAAGCAGGATCTCTACGAGGCGCTCGAGCGCGAGCTCGGGCCCTTCCGCGAGCGCTTCGACGCGCTGCGCGCCGACGAGGCCGCGCTCGACCGCACGCTCGAGGAAGGCGCGGAGCGCGCGCGCGCGATCGCGCGTCGCACCGTCGCGCGCGTGCGCGCCGCGGTGGGCATCGATCGTCCGGCGTGA